The bacterium genome includes a region encoding these proteins:
- the sucD gene encoding succinate--CoA ligase subunit alpha, translating into MSVLVDRKTRLVVQGITGKEGTFHTSQMTAYGKYVVAGVTPGKGGLKYKGNEKDKLKYEVPIYNSVADAVKLSRANTTVIFVPPAFAADAIIEAAEAGIKTIICITEGIPTSDMVRAYNYIKDKDVHLVGPNCPGVISPGKCKVGIMPAFIHRPGRVGVISRSGTLTYEAVGQLTALKIGQSTCIGIGGDPVIGTRFVDAFKLFADDRDTDGIVMIGEIGGTAEEEAAAWVKKNYKKPVVAFIAGQTAPPGRRMGHAGAIISGGKGTAEEKMKALKAAGITVVKSPADIGITMAEALGIKVKTKKVVAKKVEKTTERKAAKKTSQKDKKKQKKEKKRDKPKHKKKDKKKHKKR; encoded by the coding sequence ATGAGTGTGCTTGTTGACAGGAAAACGCGGCTTGTGGTGCAGGGGATAACGGGGAAAGAGGGAACTTTTCATACGAGCCAAATGACGGCGTATGGAAAATACGTCGTTGCAGGCGTTACGCCCGGTAAAGGCGGATTAAAATATAAGGGCAACGAAAAAGATAAGCTCAAGTATGAAGTGCCGATTTACAATTCCGTAGCCGATGCCGTCAAGCTATCCAGGGCAAATACTACTGTAATCTTTGTTCCACCGGCGTTTGCGGCTGACGCAATTATCGAAGCAGCGGAAGCGGGAATTAAAACTATCATTTGTATCACCGAAGGAATTCCGACGTCGGACATGGTTCGCGCTTACAACTATATAAAAGATAAAGACGTTCATCTCGTCGGTCCCAATTGTCCCGGGGTAATTTCACCCGGAAAGTGCAAAGTAGGAATCATGCCCGCATTCATCCACCGCCCCGGCAGGGTCGGTGTTATCTCGCGGTCCGGAACATTGACTTATGAAGCCGTGGGACAATTAACCGCTCTTAAGATCGGTCAATCGACGTGCATCGGTATCGGCGGCGATCCCGTGATTGGAACGCGTTTCGTGGATGCTTTTAAATTATTTGCCGACGACCGTGATACGGACGGCATCGTGATGATCGGCGAGATCGGCGGAACGGCTGAAGAAGAGGCCGCCGCGTGGGTGAAGAAGAATTACAAGAAACCGGTAGTAGCGTTCATCGCAGGACAGACAGCGCCTCCCGGAAGGCGTATGGGACATGCAGGCGCAATCATCAGCGGCGGAAAGGGTACTGCTGAAGAAAAAATGAAGGCGCTCAAAGCGGCCGGCATTACCGTTGTGAAAAGCCCCGCCGATATCGGCATTACCATGGCTGAGGCGCTTGGAATTAAAGTGAAGACAAAAAAAGTAGTTGCAAAGAAGGTTGAAAAGACAACTGAGAGGAAAGCGGCTAAGAAAACTTCCCAAAAAGATAAAAAGAAACAGAAAAAAGAAAAGAAGAGGGATAAGCCGAAACACAAGAAAAAGGACAAGAAGAAACATAAGAAGAGATAA
- a CDS encoding phosphatidylglycerophosphatase A, which produces MNMDILPKILATGLGTGFAPKAPGTAGSILAIILYYLFFPSTPSVLIHFIFFLIIAAVFLTGVWASGRVESYYGHDPACVVIDEMVGMGITLLLIPKTVYLIFAGFLLFRFFDITKWLGANRMQRLKGGWGVMMDDVVAGVWSNLVLQVIVWLV; this is translated from the coding sequence ATCAACATGGATATTTTGCCTAAAATTTTGGCAACAGGATTAGGAACCGGATTTGCGCCTAAAGCGCCGGGAACCGCCGGAAGTATTCTCGCTATTATTCTCTATTATCTTTTTTTCCCGTCCACACCTTCTGTATTGATTCACTTTATTTTTTTTCTTATAATAGCCGCAGTTTTTTTGACCGGGGTTTGGGCCAGCGGGCGGGTCGAATCTTATTACGGACACGATCCGGCCTGTGTGGTCATTGACGAAATGGTCGGAATGGGCATTACATTACTTCTGATACCTAAAACAGTATATCTAATTTTTGCCGGATTTCTCTTGTTCCGGTTTTTTGATATCACAAAATGGCTGGGTGCGAATCGTATGCAACGACTCAAGGGCGGATGGGGTGTAATGATGGATGATGTCGTGGCGGGCGTATGGAGCAATCTTGTTTTGCAAGTAATAGTGTGGTTAGTATAA
- the aroQ gene encoding type II 3-dehydroquinate dehydratase: MKILILNGPNLNLLGERETGTYGKETLAVIEKTLTKAFSKIQFEFRQSNVEGELVNLIHAARKKDSGIVFNPGAYTHYSIALRDAVAAVSIPVVEVHLTNIHAREDFRKNSMIAPVCIGQISGFGSYSYHLGVAALLRHLEKK; the protein is encoded by the coding sequence ATCAAAATTCTAATTCTAAACGGGCCTAATCTCAATTTACTTGGAGAACGTGAGACGGGAACTTACGGCAAAGAAACGTTAGCCGTTATTGAGAAAACACTGACGAAAGCATTTAGTAAAATTCAGTTTGAATTCAGGCAATCCAATGTAGAGGGTGAATTGGTAAACCTGATCCATGCCGCAAGAAAAAAGGATAGCGGGATCGTCTTTAATCCAGGAGCGTATACCCATTATTCTATTGCCTTGAGGGATGCAGTTGCGGCAGTTTCTATTCCTGTGGTAGAAGTTCATTTAACTAATATTCACGCGCGGGAAGATTTTCGAAAGAACTCCATGATAGCACCCGTTTGTATCGGGCAGATATCAGGGTTTGGAAGTTACAGTTACCATCTCGGAGTTGCAGCTTTATTGCGTCATCTCGAAAAAAAGTAA
- the dinB gene encoding DNA polymerase IV, giving the protein MPTVRIAHIDLTAFFVSVERLLHPEWVGKPIMVAGKAEHRGVVTCASYEVRKFGVRAGMATAIAERKCPIAIRVDSHHDAYEEYSRKVRTYLKKYSPVFEPASIDEFYIDWTGCEKLFGGSIISFAEKIQKNILEQFGLPSAMGIASNKVTAKIACDFAKPYGIKEIDFGAEAVFLEPLDVKVLPGVGEVMLKQLHRFNILTCGQLAQLAQDFVEENLGMWGLHIQGYAQGKGSQELSVTREQKQISTEETFAKDTRDKKFLHQTLHEMTLKLSEILRHSEIKARCVHLKLRYSDWVDHTRQVTVSPTHDPAVIYKKALQLLAKADTRGLPIRLIGIGLSRFGEEDAALDLFDEDTAKREQMLKAVDGINSKFDKTVVQIGTAD; this is encoded by the coding sequence ATGCCAACTGTCCGCATCGCCCACATAGATCTCACCGCCTTTTTTGTTTCCGTGGAGAGACTGCTGCATCCCGAATGGGTCGGCAAGCCGATCATGGTTGCGGGCAAGGCAGAACATCGCGGCGTCGTGACCTGCGCCTCGTATGAAGTTCGAAAGTTCGGTGTACGCGCAGGTATGGCGACAGCTATTGCAGAGCGGAAATGTCCGATTGCGATCCGCGTGGACAGCCATCATGATGCCTATGAAGAATATTCACGCAAAGTTCGCACCTATCTGAAGAAGTACTCGCCGGTATTTGAACCGGCCAGTATTGACGAGTTTTATATTGATTGGACCGGGTGTGAAAAACTTTTCGGTGGAAGTATTATTTCCTTTGCTGAAAAGATCCAAAAGAATATTCTGGAGCAATTTGGCTTGCCAAGCGCCATGGGGATCGCGTCAAACAAAGTTACGGCGAAGATTGCGTGTGATTTTGCCAAACCTTACGGAATCAAAGAAATTGATTTCGGCGCTGAAGCCGTTTTTTTAGAGCCTCTCGATGTAAAAGTATTGCCGGGTGTGGGGGAGGTGATGCTAAAGCAATTGCACCGTTTTAATATTCTAACGTGCGGGCAATTGGCACAACTGGCTCAGGATTTTGTTGAGGAAAATCTCGGGATGTGGGGTCTGCATATTCAGGGATACGCTCAGGGTAAGGGTTCGCAGGAACTGTCGGTAACGCGCGAACAGAAGCAAATTTCTACAGAAGAGACTTTTGCCAAAGACACACGCGACAAGAAATTCTTACATCAGACCTTGCACGAGATGACGTTGAAGCTGTCAGAGATTTTACGACATTCAGAAATTAAAGCGCGATGTGTTCACCTGAAATTGCGTTACTCGGACTGGGTGGACCACACACGCCAGGTGACCGTAAGCCCGACGCACGACCCGGCGGTGATATACAAAAAAGCGCTTCAACTGCTGGCAAAAGCCGATACCCGAGGATTGCCTATTCGCCTCATCGGCATAGGATTGTCACGGTTTGGTGAGGAGGACGCGGCGCTGGATTTGTTCGATGAAGATACTGCCAAACGCGAACAAATGCTCAAAGCGGTGGATGGGATTAATTCCAAGTTCGATAAAACGGTTGTACAAATTGGTACGGCGGATTGA